A genomic window from Etheostoma spectabile isolate EspeVRDwgs_2016 chromosome 13, UIUC_Espe_1.0, whole genome shotgun sequence includes:
- the hmgb1a gene encoding high mobility group protein B1a: MVREAGKPRGKMSSYAYFVQTCREEHKKKHPEASVNFAEFSKKCSERWKLMSGKEKGKFEDLAKLDKVRYEKEMMNFVPAQGKGKKKKYKDPNAPKRPPSAFFIFCSEFRPKVKGETPGLSIGDVAKRLGEMWNGTALEDKQPFEKKAAKLKEKYEKDVAAYRAKGKTGGSGGPAAAKAPAKVEKKVEDDDDDDDDDDEEDDYDDDDE, translated from the exons ATGGTGAGAGAGGCGGGAAAGCCAAGGGGCAAGATGTCCTCCTATGCATATTTTGTCCAGACCTGTCGGGAGGAGCACAAGAAGAAACACCCCGAAGCTTCGGTTAACTTCGCGGAGTTCTCCAAGAAGTGTTCTGAGCGATGGAAG CTGATGTCTGGCAAGGAGAAGGGCAAATTTGAGGACCTGGCCAAGCTGGACAAGGTACGCTATGAGAAGGAGATGATGAACTTTGTTCCAGCCCAGGGAAAAGGCAAGAAGAAGAAGTACAAGGACCCTAATGCCCCCAAGAGACCCCC ATCTGCCTTCTTCATCTTTTGCTCAGAGTTTCGCCCTAAGGTGAAAGGTGAGACCCCTGGTCTGTCCATTGGAGATGTTGCCAAGAGGTTGGGTGAGATGTGGAATGGTACCGCTTTGGAGGACAAGCAGCCCTTTGAGAAAAAGGCAGCTAAACTGAAGGAGAAGTATGAGAAG GACGTCGCAGCATATCGTGCTAAGGGCAAAACAGGCGGTAGTGGCGGTCCAGCAGCAGCAAAAGCCCCGGCCAAGGTAGAGAAGAAGGTGGAAGATGACGACGACGATGACgacgatgatgatgaggaggacgactatgatgatgatgacgagtAG